A genomic segment from Gilvibacter sp. SZ-19 encodes:
- a CDS encoding transporter — protein sequence MLGSFGYAQQDNGPGPLITDRPDATEAPNTVGTGFLQFETGAFFTREETNGLQTESTTFNTMLVRYGIFDNFELRLGWNFTETRLEFNEMEVPGVLSGLDPLLLGAKVAITEERGLIPDIGLIGHVFLPFTAGRDYKPEYTGVDFRFSFAHTLSERSSLSYNLGAQWGGDSPEAEYIYTLAYGYAITDAFGCYVELYGELPEDSGPNHLWDASITYLVNDNLQLDATIGSGIRSDQELLLSAGLSYRIDTRNSK from the coding sequence ATGTTAGGCAGTTTCGGCTATGCCCAGCAAGATAACGGCCCAGGCCCCTTAATTACGGACAGGCCAGACGCTACCGAAGCTCCAAACACCGTTGGTACAGGATTTCTCCAATTCGAGACAGGGGCATTCTTTACCAGAGAGGAAACTAATGGTTTACAAACCGAATCCACCACTTTCAACACTATGTTGGTTCGTTATGGGATATTTGACAATTTTGAACTGCGCCTGGGATGGAACTTTACAGAGACCCGTCTCGAATTCAATGAGATGGAAGTCCCCGGCGTTCTAAGTGGCTTGGACCCTTTGCTGCTAGGAGCTAAAGTCGCCATTACAGAAGAGCGAGGTCTAATTCCTGATATTGGACTTATTGGCCATGTCTTCTTGCCTTTTACCGCAGGTAGGGATTACAAACCCGAATATACCGGTGTAGATTTTCGATTCTCCTTTGCGCACACCTTGAGTGAGCGCTCAAGTCTGTCTTATAATTTAGGAGCACAGTGGGGAGGAGACAGTCCAGAGGCTGAATACATTTATACTTTGGCGTATGGATATGCGATCACTGATGCCTTTGGCTGTTATGTAGAACTCTACGGAGAGTTGCCAGAAGATAGCGGGCCTAACCATTTGTGGGATGCTAGCATTACCTATCTCGTAAATGACAACCTGCAATTAGATGCCACTATTGGGAGCGGAATCCGCTCAGATCAAGAATTATTGTTAAGTGCGGGCTTGAGTTACCGTATTGATACACGAAACAGCAAATAG
- a CDS encoding metal-dependent transcriptional regulator yields the protein MYSLSEENYLKAIYHLEQGTASEVSTNAIADRMQTKASSVTDMIKKLADKQLLTYIKYKGVSLTESGQRTALRIIRKHRLWEVFLVEKLNFKWHQVHDLAEQLEHIQSAELVDRLDHFLGHPQYDPHGDPIPDANGNITTRQKKLLGQLDAGQCAVCIGVKSASDDFLKYLSKNNIGIGTQLEVQKTEDFTGALTVVVDKAPLFLTKEIANSIYVTLTA from the coding sequence ATGTATAGTCTATCAGAGGAAAACTATTTAAAGGCCATTTATCACTTGGAGCAAGGAACCGCTAGCGAGGTAAGTACCAATGCTATTGCAGACCGCATGCAAACCAAAGCCTCCTCTGTGACAGATATGATCAAGAAACTGGCAGACAAGCAGCTGCTCACTTATATCAAGTATAAAGGAGTTAGTTTAACCGAGTCTGGTCAAAGAACTGCCTTACGTATTATCAGAAAGCATCGCCTTTGGGAAGTATTCTTGGTCGAGAAGTTAAACTTCAAATGGCATCAGGTGCACGATCTTGCAGAACAACTAGAACACATTCAATCCGCAGAACTGGTCGATCGTCTGGATCACTTTCTAGGACATCCGCAGTACGATCCGCATGGAGATCCTATTCCAGATGCCAATGGTAATATCACCACCAGACAAAAGAAATTGTTGGGGCAATTAGATGCTGGGCAGTGCGCTGTCTGTATTGGTGTAAAATCTGCTTCGGATGATTTTTTGAAATACCTCAGCAAGAATAACATCGGAATCGGAACCCAATTAGAAGTACAAAAAACAGAAGACTTTACCGGAGCGCTAACAGTCGTTGTAGACAAGGCCCCACTTTTTCTAACTAAAGAAATAGCAAACAGTATTTACGTAACCCTTACCGCATAA
- a CDS encoding TerB family tellurite resistance protein, with translation MFRWAGALLGWVVGGRFFGAVIGFVIGSFIDEINKGGSKKQPYKRVFNQPKRDQVTPADFELNLLSLASLVIRADGRVKDDELNYVRQYFVQAYGKDRANAAFKVFNDVIKNRAISAENICKLMRQKTRYESRLQILHFLFSVANADGAVDKAEVDEIGRIARYLAISQADFESVKAMFLKSADSAYKILEIEKTASDSEIKKAYRTMAKKYHPDKVQHMDEAYKQGAEEKFRKVQEAYEQLQQERGF, from the coding sequence ATGTTTCGATGGGCTGGAGCCTTATTAGGATGGGTTGTAGGCGGCCGTTTCTTTGGAGCTGTAATAGGCTTTGTCATTGGTAGTTTTATCGATGAGATCAACAAAGGCGGATCTAAAAAACAACCTTATAAGAGAGTATTTAATCAACCGAAAAGAGATCAGGTAACTCCTGCGGATTTTGAACTGAATCTATTGTCTTTGGCCTCCTTGGTTATCCGAGCCGATGGCCGCGTTAAAGACGATGAGCTCAATTATGTTAGGCAGTACTTTGTACAGGCCTACGGAAAAGATCGAGCCAATGCCGCGTTCAAGGTGTTCAACGATGTGATCAAGAACAGAGCTATCTCCGCAGAGAATATCTGTAAGCTCATGCGTCAGAAAACACGCTACGAATCGCGTTTACAGATCCTTCACTTTTTATTTAGCGTGGCTAATGCCGATGGAGCCGTAGACAAGGCAGAAGTAGATGAGATAGGCCGTATTGCGCGTTATTTGGCTATAAGTCAGGCGGATTTTGAAAGTGTGAAAGCCATGTTCTTAAAATCTGCAGATAGCGCTTACAAGATCTTGGAGATAGAAAAGACAGCTTCGGATTCAGAGATCAAAAAGGCGTACCGAACCATGGCTAAGAAATATCATCCAGATAAGGTGCAGCATATGGACGAGGCCTACAAGCAAGGCGCTGAAGAGAAATTCCGTAAAGTGCAAGAAGCCTACGAACAATTGCAACAAGAACGCGGATTCTAA
- a CDS encoding BrxA/BrxB family bacilliredoxin, producing the protein MYPAELVQPMRDDLTVAGFSELYTADEVQQALSKEGTTLVVVNSVCGCAAANARPGAKHALTNEKTPDHLVTVFAGVDTEAVNAVRERMIPFPPSSPSMGLFKDGELVHMLERHHIEGRPAAMIAENLMDAFNEYC; encoded by the coding sequence ATGTACCCAGCAGAATTAGTACAGCCCATGCGCGACGATTTGACTGTCGCAGGCTTTTCTGAATTATATACCGCTGATGAAGTTCAGCAAGCGCTAAGCAAAGAAGGAACTACCCTAGTGGTGGTTAATTCGGTATGCGGCTGCGCAGCTGCAAACGCACGTCCGGGAGCGAAACACGCCTTGACCAATGAGAAGACTCCAGACCATTTGGTAACTGTCTTTGCAGGAGTGGACACGGAAGCTGTTAATGCTGTTCGCGAGCGCATGATCCCGTTCCCACCAAGCTCACCTTCTATGGGTCTTTTTAAAGACGGAGAATTGGTGCATATGCTAGAGCGTCATCACATTGAAGGTCGCCCAGCAGCCATGATAGCGGAGAATCTAATGGACGCCTTTAACGAATACTGTTAA
- a CDS encoding 1-acyl-sn-glycerol-3-phosphate acyltransferase produces MAKLISYPISAIYYLVFGLTLVIFHPIQWIALRVFGYGAHKITVDWLQFWIMAGTAILGTRYSFKNPYKDKIGTDRPLILVCNHQSLYDIPPLIWFFRKHHVKFISKKSLGKGIPSVSFNLRHGGSVLIDRKNAAQAVAAIAQFGEYIETNKRAAVIFPEGTRSRNGQPKPFQAKGLLTLFDTIPSAQIVPVTINNSWKLWRYGSFPLGLGNKLSFLVHEPIVLEMVSDRQALIAQLEKTVHHALK; encoded by the coding sequence ATGGCCAAACTGATTTCCTATCCTATATCTGCCATTTATTACTTGGTCTTTGGGCTGACCTTGGTGATCTTTCATCCGATCCAATGGATAGCGCTACGCGTTTTTGGTTATGGCGCCCACAAAATCACAGTAGATTGGCTCCAATTTTGGATCATGGCTGGCACAGCCATACTCGGTACGCGTTACAGCTTTAAAAATCCTTATAAAGACAAAATAGGTACAGACAGGCCCTTGATCTTGGTTTGTAATCATCAAAGCTTATACGACATTCCTCCGCTTATCTGGTTCTTTAGAAAACATCATGTGAAATTCATCAGTAAAAAATCACTAGGAAAAGGGATCCCGTCGGTTTCCTTTAATCTAAGACATGGAGGCAGCGTGCTTATAGACAGGAAAAATGCGGCCCAAGCAGTTGCGGCCATCGCTCAATTTGGAGAATATATAGAAACCAACAAGCGCGCAGCGGTGATCTTCCCAGAAGGCACACGCAGCAGAAATGGCCAACCCAAACCGTTCCAAGCCAAGGGACTGCTCACCTTGTTCGATACAATTCCATCTGCCCAGATAGTTCCGGTGACCATAAACAACTCCTGGAAGCTGTGGCGTTACGGTTCGTTCCCTTTAGGCTTGGGCAACAAACTTTCCTTTTTGGTTCACGAACCCATCGTTTTAGAAATGGTCTCCGACAGACAGGCACTAATAGCTCAGCTAGAAAAAACAGTACACCATGCCCTTAAATGA
- a CDS encoding HD domain-containing protein, whose amino-acid sequence MPLNDALITKTIAFVKAELLGAEGGHDWFHTERVYKTALAIAEQEKADLQTVALAALLHDIADSKFHNGDESIGPKKAEEFLLREKLDSAAIDAVVNIIKHISFKNSLEENTYDTLELRVVRDADRLDAIGAIGIARAFNYGGFKNRALYDPQIAPKLNMSKEEYKKSTAPTINHFYEKLLLLKDLMHTKTGRQMAAGRHEFMQIFLSQFYAEWEGKR is encoded by the coding sequence ATGCCCTTAAATGATGCGCTAATTACCAAAACCATTGCATTTGTAAAGGCAGAGCTTCTTGGTGCAGAAGGTGGTCACGACTGGTTTCACACCGAACGTGTCTACAAAACGGCCCTAGCCATAGCCGAACAAGAAAAAGCCGATCTGCAAACGGTGGCTCTTGCAGCACTTTTACACGATATAGCCGATTCTAAATTTCACAACGGAGACGAATCCATTGGGCCCAAAAAGGCAGAAGAATTCTTGTTGCGGGAAAAATTGGACTCCGCAGCGATCGATGCAGTGGTGAATATTATTAAGCATATTTCCTTTAAAAACTCCTTAGAGGAGAATACTTATGACACCCTAGAGCTTCGAGTGGTACGCGATGCCGACCGCCTAGATGCTATTGGAGCTATCGGGATAGCGCGCGCCTTCAATTATGGAGGCTTTAAGAACCGAGCCCTCTACGATCCGCAGATCGCTCCCAAACTCAACATGAGCAAAGAGGAGTATAAGAAAAGTACGGCCCCGACCATAAATCACTTCTACGAAAAGCTGTTGTTGCTAAAAGACCTTATGCATACCAAAACCGGCCGCCAAATGGCAGCCGGTAGGCATGAATTTATGCAAATCTTCTTGTCCCAATTCTATGCAGAATGGGAAGGTAAGCGCTGA
- a CDS encoding carboxypeptidase-like regulatory domain-containing protein, translated as MLKKLVLAIVAVLFVLDTWAQNTSKPMEVTINAYVLDGSTNTPIAFANIGFVEKGVGTVSDENGKFRLNFDEAEIGLNGVLQISTLGYQTKTFKLVDLYGLLEKNNIIYLNPTTYSLDEVVLTNDKRKTIEIGNIMRTRATLGYWKDKEGLGGEIATRVRIKKDNTRLDTLKFDVVENQADSLKIRVNIYDYQKRYPAKNLLSQNIFYTLKSDIGAVAIPLTDYNIYVSEDIVVSIELVEVYGDKIEFAIAASAERGVAYTRSISQDKWERYSDTGMGFYLIASVPTGSGNKSEAREDPERITIYWDASLSQLSRSFDEEFDLLESYLKAVKAKEVRVIRFGAGWQENQDFNCEDCSEILAYLKSSTYFGGSGFEQVLQDNNFNAETILFFSDGESVFGPPLSPLNIPIFSINSQAEANHTALQDLSLYADGHYIDLSRINPKEGLGLMLNEVDDKVVYAQRSEELSLKGQVTASSGPIQGAKVWVKDTYNQVLTDTEGNYKINANSGDVLVVSFLGMLDKEVVVPEGGSLNVFLETDGELLDEVVIEAEKNQDDIKTPYGKKSRKALGFAADFILAEDIPPYYTNLSQLLAGLSGVQVIGFGDDAEFIFTRSIASSISNSSLPVIVVDGIIYTQDQRPFIDVQNIDNVAIFRGLAATNRYGSIAAYGAIRIETKTFALTGAPPETKPSALVTGNDYQEVLLPSLDSGAVIPEYLKSLYTASSFEQAKEIHQSQRKRYKQDISYFVDVSEYFLKWDAGYAKAILSSLAEVAPNNIQALRIMAYAMESYGFAHQTIGLHRQIIALEPTQVQGYRDLALALQQDGQYQEAFEVYKRLLSGTIDGLVLGATQGLLEHELQHLVAQHKDRISYKDLPTSLLKADFDLDLRLVFQWTDPNASFELQFVNPEKKYYQWSHTPFLAKERMLEEAQAGFTMEEFILDDNRSGKWLINVEHLGESDLLYPSYMKYTVYTDYGTDQQQIRTKLIKLYQQTSKVTLDSFYY; from the coding sequence ATGCTAAAGAAGCTTGTTCTTGCTATCGTGGCCGTGTTATTCGTTTTAGATACATGGGCTCAAAACACGTCCAAACCTATGGAGGTGACCATCAATGCCTATGTATTGGATGGGAGTACAAATACGCCAATTGCCTTTGCCAATATTGGCTTTGTAGAAAAGGGAGTTGGGACTGTTAGCGATGAGAATGGCAAGTTTCGATTGAACTTTGACGAGGCAGAAATTGGCCTGAACGGCGTGCTACAGATCTCGACCCTGGGTTATCAGACCAAGACCTTTAAACTTGTAGATCTTTACGGGCTGCTTGAGAAGAATAACATCATTTATCTCAATCCGACGACTTACAGTTTAGATGAGGTGGTTTTGACCAACGACAAGCGCAAAACGATAGAGATAGGCAATATTATGCGCACCAGAGCCACTTTAGGCTATTGGAAAGACAAAGAAGGCTTGGGTGGTGAGATCGCAACTCGGGTTCGCATTAAAAAAGACAACACCCGTTTGGACACCTTGAAGTTCGATGTGGTAGAGAACCAGGCAGACAGTTTAAAGATCCGGGTTAATATCTATGATTATCAAAAGCGCTATCCGGCCAAGAACCTACTGAGTCAGAATATCTTTTACACCCTTAAGTCCGACATCGGGGCTGTGGCAATTCCACTAACAGATTACAACATCTATGTGAGCGAAGATATCGTGGTGAGTATTGAATTGGTAGAGGTCTATGGCGATAAGATAGAATTTGCCATAGCTGCAAGTGCCGAGCGAGGAGTGGCCTATACCCGAAGTATTAGCCAGGATAAATGGGAACGTTATTCCGATACTGGTATGGGTTTTTATTTGATCGCTTCCGTTCCGACAGGTTCGGGTAATAAGAGTGAAGCCCGAGAAGACCCGGAGCGTATCACCATCTATTGGGATGCTTCTCTTTCGCAGCTTAGCAGAAGTTTTGATGAGGAATTCGACCTGCTGGAATCTTACTTGAAAGCAGTGAAAGCTAAAGAAGTTCGGGTTATCCGTTTTGGAGCCGGATGGCAAGAAAATCAGGATTTTAATTGTGAGGATTGCAGTGAAATACTAGCTTATTTAAAGAGCAGCACTTATTTTGGAGGCTCTGGATTTGAGCAGGTGTTGCAGGACAATAACTTCAATGCAGAGACCATACTCTTCTTTTCAGACGGTGAGTCTGTCTTTGGCCCACCCTTATCACCGCTTAACATCCCAATTTTCAGTATAAACAGTCAAGCTGAGGCCAATCATACTGCCTTACAAGACCTCTCTTTGTACGCCGATGGACATTATATCGATTTGAGTAGAATTAATCCGAAAGAGGGGCTAGGACTCATGCTCAACGAGGTTGATGACAAGGTGGTTTATGCGCAGCGCAGTGAAGAGCTTTCCTTGAAAGGGCAGGTCACCGCTTCCTCTGGTCCCATTCAAGGGGCCAAGGTTTGGGTAAAGGACACCTACAATCAAGTGCTTACCGATACAGAAGGTAATTATAAGATCAATGCCAACAGTGGAGATGTTTTGGTGGTTTCTTTTTTGGGCATGCTGGACAAGGAAGTAGTTGTCCCTGAGGGTGGTTCTTTAAACGTGTTTTTAGAGACCGATGGCGAGCTTTTGGATGAAGTGGTCATTGAGGCTGAGAAGAACCAAGACGATATCAAAACACCTTATGGGAAAAAGTCTAGAAAGGCGCTTGGTTTTGCTGCGGATTTTATCCTTGCCGAGGATATTCCTCCTTATTACACCAATTTGAGCCAGCTTTTGGCCGGATTGTCGGGTGTACAGGTAATAGGCTTCGGTGATGATGCAGAGTTCATCTTTACACGAAGTATCGCCTCTTCCATCTCTAACAGCAGTTTGCCTGTAATAGTTGTGGACGGCATAATCTACACCCAAGACCAACGGCCGTTTATAGATGTACAGAATATCGATAATGTTGCCATTTTCCGAGGTTTGGCAGCGACCAACAGATACGGTTCTATAGCCGCCTACGGCGCCATTCGAATAGAGACCAAAACCTTTGCACTTACCGGAGCTCCGCCAGAGACTAAGCCCTCTGCTTTGGTTACCGGCAACGATTATCAAGAGGTGCTTTTACCTAGCTTGGATTCTGGGGCAGTGATACCCGAATACTTGAAATCGCTTTACACAGCTTCAAGTTTTGAGCAGGCCAAAGAGATTCACCAGTCACAACGCAAGCGTTATAAGCAGGACATTAGCTATTTTGTCGATGTATCTGAATACTTCTTAAAATGGGATGCAGGCTACGCTAAAGCCATTTTGAGCAGCTTGGCAGAAGTAGCGCCGAATAATATTCAAGCGCTGCGTATTATGGCTTATGCCATGGAGTCCTATGGTTTTGCACATCAGACCATTGGTTTACACCGACAGATCATTGCGTTAGAACCCACTCAGGTACAAGGCTATCGCGATCTGGCCTTGGCGCTACAGCAAGATGGGCAATATCAGGAGGCCTTTGAGGTCTATAAACGACTATTATCTGGAACTATAGATGGTTTAGTCCTAGGAGCAACGCAAGGACTGCTTGAGCACGAGCTACAACATTTAGTGGCACAGCACAAGGATCGAATTAGCTATAAGGATCTACCAACAAGTTTACTTAAGGCCGACTTTGACCTCGACCTGCGCCTGGTGTTCCAATGGACGGATCCAAACGCTTCCTTTGAGCTGCAGTTCGTGAATCCGGAGAAGAAATACTACCAATGGTCACATACGCCATTTCTGGCTAAAGAGCGGATGTTAGAAGAAGCTCAAGCTGGTTTTACTATGGAGGAATTCATTCTAGACGACAATAGATCCGGTAAGTGGTTGATCAATGTGGAGCACTTAGGCGAATCTGATTTGTTGTATCCGTCTTATATGAAGTATACCGTGTACACCGATTACGGAACAGATCAGCAGCAGATCCGCACCAAATTGATAAAATTGTACCAACAAACAAGTAAGGTGACTTTAGATAGTTTCTACTATTAG
- a CDS encoding PA0069 family radical SAM protein, with product MQVHLKGRGAQERVHNKFASEKHEWLDDFLEYCSKEEEAFESNKTRYLTVYPKSFVNAVNSPDVGMEFSANPYQGCEHGCVYCYARNSHEYWGYGAGLDFERVIMVKKNAPELLIKKLKSKKWEPSPIVFSGNTDCYQPAEKKFELTRRCLQILLDWKHPVGIITKNSLVLRDLDLLKALADQELVQVVISITSLSEKTRRLLEPRTATIKKRLQTVETLAKNNIPVMVMMAPIIPSLNSHEILPLAKTVADAGAMRIGHTIVRLNGQLEQIFSAWLKAAMPDRAERILNQIADCHGGQVNSSEFGLRMRGQGAIAQQINDLIALAKKQYFPSAEKPKLRTDLFSNPYQNQLKLF from the coding sequence ATGCAAGTTCATCTCAAAGGTCGGGGCGCGCAAGAGCGTGTCCACAACAAATTCGCCTCCGAAAAACACGAGTGGCTGGATGACTTTTTAGAGTATTGCAGCAAAGAGGAAGAAGCGTTCGAATCTAACAAAACCCGGTATCTTACCGTATATCCAAAGAGTTTTGTCAACGCAGTGAATAGCCCGGACGTAGGTATGGAGTTCTCGGCGAATCCCTACCAAGGTTGTGAACACGGCTGTGTGTATTGCTATGCTAGAAACTCTCATGAGTATTGGGGCTATGGCGCCGGATTGGACTTTGAACGAGTTATCATGGTTAAAAAGAATGCCCCCGAGCTGCTCATAAAAAAACTAAAGAGCAAGAAGTGGGAGCCAAGTCCTATTGTGTTCTCGGGTAATACAGATTGCTATCAACCTGCAGAAAAGAAGTTCGAACTAACCCGTCGCTGTTTGCAAATCCTATTAGATTGGAAACATCCTGTAGGGATCATCACCAAGAATTCCTTAGTGTTAAGAGATCTGGATCTTTTAAAGGCCCTAGCAGACCAAGAGTTAGTGCAAGTTGTGATCTCTATTACATCCTTATCTGAAAAGACCAGACGCTTGTTGGAACCCAGAACAGCTACTATAAAGAAACGTTTACAAACGGTAGAGACCTTGGCCAAGAATAATATTCCTGTCATGGTAATGATGGCTCCGATAATCCCATCCTTGAATTCGCATGAGATCTTGCCTTTGGCAAAAACTGTAGCAGATGCCGGAGCCATGCGTATAGGACATACAATTGTCCGACTAAACGGTCAGCTGGAGCAGATATTCTCTGCTTGGTTAAAGGCTGCTATGCCAGATCGGGCAGAACGTATTTTGAATCAGATAGCGGACTGTCATGGTGGCCAAGTGAACAGCTCTGAATTTGGACTTAGAATGCGAGGTCAAGGTGCCATAGCTCAGCAGATCAACGACCTGATAGCCTTGGCCAAGAAGCAGTATTTTCCATCCGCAGAAAAACCTAAACTGAGAACAGACCTGTTCTCCAATCCTTACCAGAATCAACTCAAGCTGTTCTAG
- a CDS encoding enoyl-CoA hydratase/isomerase family protein — MSYNNVLSESANGVCTITINRPSKLNALNTETIAELHKAFKAADEDRDVKVIIVTGAGEKAFVAGADISEFADFSVSEGEKLASSGQALLFDFVANLSTPVIAAVNGFALGGGLELAMAAHFRLASDNARMGLPEVSLGVIPGYGGTQRLPQLVGKGRAMEMIMTATMIKADKALEYGLVNHVTTQEELIPKCHEIAGKIMTNSSVAIAAAITAINSNYEEGENGFDTEITEFGKCFGTADFKEGTQAFLEKRKAIFPGK; from the coding sequence ATGTCATACAATAACGTTCTAAGCGAATCCGCAAATGGTGTTTGCACCATTACCATTAACCGTCCGAGCAAGTTAAATGCGCTCAACACAGAGACCATTGCAGAGTTGCACAAGGCTTTTAAAGCTGCGGATGAAGACCGAGATGTCAAAGTCATTATAGTAACGGGAGCTGGCGAAAAGGCCTTTGTGGCTGGAGCTGATATAAGTGAATTTGCCGATTTCTCCGTTTCTGAAGGCGAAAAACTGGCCAGCAGCGGACAAGCTTTACTTTTTGACTTTGTGGCTAATTTGTCTACACCCGTAATTGCAGCAGTCAATGGTTTTGCACTTGGTGGAGGGCTTGAACTCGCCATGGCAGCACACTTCAGATTAGCAAGTGACAACGCGCGCATGGGCTTACCAGAAGTTTCTTTAGGAGTTATTCCCGGTTATGGTGGAACCCAACGATTACCACAACTTGTAGGCAAGGGTCGCGCTATGGAAATGATCATGACTGCTACCATGATCAAAGCCGATAAGGCTTTAGAATACGGCTTGGTGAACCACGTGACAACGCAAGAGGAGCTGATCCCAAAGTGTCACGAGATTGCCGGTAAGATCATGACCAATTCTTCTGTTGCTATCGCGGCAGCTATTACAGCAATAAATTCCAATTATGAAGAAGGTGAGAACGGTTTTGACACCGAGATCACCGAATTTGGAAAGTGTTTTGGCACTGCCGACTTTAAAGAGGGTACTCAAGCCTTTTTGGAAAAAAGAAAGGCGATCTTCCCAGGGAAATAA